A segment of the Odoribacter splanchnicus DSM 20712 genome:
AGAATGGCAAACCAACAGGTTCTGAAAACATCACTCGACGGATGGGTATCGTTGGAAACTTAAACTACTCTTTCGATGACCGTTATTATGTAGATTTTGCTTACAGAACAGATGGCTCTTCTCAATTCGGAAAAGACAAAAAATTTGCACCATTCTACTCTGCCGGTATTGGTTGGAACATTCATAACGAAAAATTCATGAAATCGGTTGATTTTATCGATCGTCTGAAATTAAGAACTTCTTACGGACAGACTGGTTCTCAAAATTTCAGTGCCTACCAAGCCATCTCCACTTACTCTTACTATTTAAACGACCGCTACTATCAATGGATGGGAGCTTATCAAAAAGCGTTGGGCAATCCTAATTTGGAATGGCAAAAAACTGACAAATACAATTTAGGAATTGAAATCAATACATTCAATAACTGTTTGAATTTCATCGCAGATTTTTATTTGGAAAAAACCTCTAATTTGCTTTCTTCTTTGGAGTTACCGTTGTCTAACGGATTTACCTCTTACGTAGAAAATATTGGTAAGGTGGAGAATCGTGGATATGAATTGAAAGCCACCGGATTTTTGATTCGGGACACCGAAAGAAGATTAATCTGGACTTTGACCGGTTCGTTGGTACACAACCAAGATAAGATCGTTAAACTATCGGATGTTCTTAAATCGGAATACTCTAAACGGTTGCTGGAAGGAGGAATCCTACCGAATAAAGTGCTTCGGGAAGGAGAATCCCAAAATAGCATTTATGCAGTTCGTTCCATGGGTATAGATCCCAGCACCGGACGCGAAATGTTCTTAAAACAAAATGGTGAGATATCTTATACTTGGGATGCAAATGATCGGGTATATTGTGGAGTTAGTGAACCGAAATACCGGGGGAATTTCAGTACCATGTTCCGTTGGCGTGACCTTTCTATCAACTTATCGTTTGCCTATCGTTTGGGAGGGCAATTGTATAACTCCACTTTAGCTTCCAAAGTGGAAAATGCAGACAAACGATACAATGTAGACGAAAGGGTATTTACTGACCGTTGGCAAAAAACGGGTGACCAGACCCTATTTAAAGGATTGAATAACGAATCTAGTACTTATGCAACCACTCGTTTTGTACAGGATGAACGCACTTTAATTGGTCAAAACCTGTACATTAGCTACGAGTTTTTGAATAATCCTTGGTTACAGAAACATTTAGGCATACAGACCTTGACATTAAGCGGAGACCTGAGCGATTTGTTCTATTGGTCGACCATTAAACAGGAAAGAGGATTGTCTTATCCATTTTCTCGCCGTTTCTCCTTTTCATTATCCATGCGATTCTAAATTTGATACTATGAAACAGATAAATTACATACTCATAATGTTGCTGCTGTGTTGTATCACTGCATGTAACGATTGGTTGGAGGTTGCTCCACAAGCTGAAAAAGAAGAGGCTGAAATGTTTGAAAAAGAAGTAGGATTCCGAAATGTTTTGATTGGCGCATACATCCGCATGAAGTCGAATAACCTGTATGGAGAAGATCTGACTTACGGAAGCATAGAAATGTTAGCACAACATTGGACTAATACTGACGATTTAGGCAAATATTTAAAAGCTTATAATTACGAACAGAGTGTTGTGGAAACTAAAATCAATAGTTTCTATGGAAATCTATACAAAGTAATTGCTGATGTCAATGGCCTATTAAATAACATCGATGCTCGAAAAGAGATGTTCGAGGGCAATAACTTCGAAATTATCAAAGGAGAGGCATTGGCTATCCGGGCTTTTTGTCACTTCGATGTATTGCGCCTATTCGGTCCCATACCGACTAATTTGCCCGAAGGAACCATTCTTCCTTACGTCACTACAGTCTCTATTGTCCCTAATCGTTTAGTCTCCTATAACGATTTTACTACCAAATTATTGGCTGATTTAGATGAAGCCGAAAGATGTTTGGAAGGGAATGACCCAATTCTTACAGCTTCTATCAAAGAGTTAAGTACATTGGAAGTGGCTCAAGACGATAATTTCTTGTGTGACCGTCAAATGCGTATGAATTATTATGCTGTTTGTGCCTTAAAAGCTCGCGTACAGTTGTGGTTAGGGAACAAAAATGAAGCATTGAAATATGCCCAAAAAGTAATTGATGCCAAAGATCCCAATGGCAACGTGATGTTCCGTTTGGGCTCTGCCACGGATTGTGCCAATGGAGACTTAATCTTCTCTTCTGAACACATCTTCAATTTGAACGTGTACAATCTGAGTGATTTTAAAATTAGTGCTGCTAATACATTCTACACCAATAGCACGGCACTAAAATATTTCTGGGCTTCGGAAACCACAGACATTCGTCGTGGGAAAATGTGGAAAGAGGTATATGACAATTATTGGTGGACCTATTACTACTATATGACCAAATATACCCAAGCTACCAATATGCCGGTTTGGGCTAAAAACTCTATTCCTTTATTCCGCTTGGCTGAAATGTATCTGATTGCGATGGAATGTGGATCTATCCAAAATGCAAACGACTTATATAAAGAAGTGTGTATTGCTCGCGATATTACTCCGGTAACTTTTGGCAGCACGGAAGAATTATCAGAAACGTTGATTTTAGAATACAATCGGGAATTTTACGGCGAAGGACAAGCTTTCTATGCTTACAAACGTTTGGGTAGAAGCAAAATTTTCGGAACCTCTACCGTCGGATCTGCATTAATCTATGTATTGCCTTTACCGAAAGCAGAAAGTCTTTACATCCAATAAATTGAATATCATATGAAAAAAGTAACATATTTATTTATACTGTTTTTGGGCATTGCATCTACAGGATGCCAGGAAGAAAAAGGATTCTTGTTTCAAGATGTCACACGTATCAGTTTTAGCCCGAAAGAAGCGGGGAATTACGAAATGACCTACTCTTTCATTTGGGGAACTCAAAATCGAGACACCGTTTATTTGCCTGTCTCTATCTCCGGAAGAACGGCTGACCACGATCGTCAGATTGAAGTTGTGCAAATTCCGGGATATGATGTTACCTACAATTACGATGATCAAGGCTATTTGACTGATTCTATCATTACGGAATGGAGCAATTCTGCCGTTGCCGGGAAACATTATATCGCCTTTGATGATGCTGAAGCAAAAGCATTATTGAAAATCAAAGCAGGAGAGATTACCGGATATGTTCCTGTCATAGTTCTCCGTAATACCTCTTTGAAAACAGAAAAAGTTCGTCTCCGAATACAATTGGTGGCTTCCAACGATTTGGAATTGGGGCAAGCTAAAAATTTAATTATGCTGTTAAATATTTCAGATCAATTGGAACAACCTGTTAATTGGACTCGATATAGCACTGCACAGAGCTATTTGGGCACCTACAGCAAACCGAAACACGAACTGATGATCAAGGTATTGCAAGACAAAGTGGACGAAGAGTGGTTGGAGCAGATGGCCAATGATCGACCGAATCTGATTTTTTGGAGAGGAAAATTCCAGGAAGCATTGAATGCCTTCAATAACGACCTGGTAAATATCGCCAGTGGAAAAGCTCCTTTGCGAGAAGATCCGAACGATAGCAATAGTGCAGAGGTTACTTTTCCAAGCAACGTTTAATCAGATGATTTATTTTAATTGACAAATTATGAGAATATTACATTTTATATTTACCTTGTGTATAGCCTGTTTAGAAATCGCCTGTTATGAAGATAAAGGCAATTACGACTATACAGACAAATTGGAAATCACTGTTTCGGGAATACAAGAAGCCTACAACCGAACTGTTGGCGAAACCATTTCACTAAAACCCCAAATTACACCGGCCAATCGGGAATACGACTGTTTTTGGGGTATTATCGCATTCAACAGTGGCTCCAACAACATAGACACTATCTCTTATGAACAGGACTTGGATTACAAGATCAGTTTAAGAACCGGAAGTTATAATTTGCTTTTCTGTGCAAAGGACAAAGCAACAGGTATTTATGCTTATGAGAGATACAACCTGACCGTGGGAACAGAAACCACAGATGCTTGGTGGGTCCTAAAAGAAAATAGCAATGGCACCGATTTGGATTTGATTACTCCTACCAAAACCATGCCCGATTTTATCTCCAGTATCAACGGTAAACAGATGGCCGGAGCTCCGGTATCTTTAGCTTTCACTCTTTATTATAGCGAATTCGATTCAACAACGAACACTAACGTAAAGATTAGTTCTGTCTTTGTCGCTAGCGAACAGGACATTGTGGCTTTAGACTATTATAGTGGAAGATTAATCAGAGATTATGACAACTTCTTCTATGAATTCCCTCAAAATCGGAAAGTAACCCACCTGTTTAATGGTCCTAGTGATATTCACGCTGTGATTGACAATCACGTCTACACCATCCCAGCGATGAAAAGTAGTGCCCCTTACACCCGATTTTCAATTAAAGTGGACGGCAATTACCAGTTGTCTTCTCAATACCATGCTGTCGGGGCAAAACAACCGCTGTTGTATGATGAAATCTCTTCCTCTTTCTGTAGCGTAACAAGAGGAACTTCCCTTCTAATGTACACAGATAACTCGGGCATTTCACCCAACAACATGAATATGGAATTAATTTTCATAGGTAGTAGATCTCCCAATATATATGCTCCAGGAGACGTGGCATATGCTATCATGAAAAATGGAAACCAATATTACTTGATAAACATAGATGGTACCCTCATCAATCGAGTAAACAGCAATCCCATCAAAGAAATGGTAAAGATTCCTTCCGATAAGGGAGTATTGAATGCAGATTTTAGAACACTCAATGAAAACAACGATATCATTTATTATACCAAAGGTAATGACATATTTGCTTGTAAACTAGATACTTTTGAAGAGATTCCTCAGAATCTGGGCATTGGCAGTGGAGAAACTATCACCTATATGGAGTATGTTAAATTTGCTCCTTATGGTGGTAATACGGACTGGTTTGATTATGTTGTCATTGCTACCCACCAAAACGGACAATACAAACTCTACTTGCATCCGATACAAGCCGGAAATATTCAGCCGGCAGAGAAAGTATACACTGGAGAAGGCAAAGTAAAAAAAGCATTATTTATCAAATTGGTACAATTTTCTTGGGGAACGGGAGTGCACGATTCTATCAGTTCTTAAAATGAATGATACGTTTAAGTAAAATACTTCTTACAACAATATTCAAAATATGATCACGAAACAACTCATAGTTTATTTACTAGCCTGTATGGGATTATTGGCCTGTAGTGCTTCTTCTGTGACCATCGAAGGAAAAGATGGAATAAACCGGCAGAAAGAGTACTACCTATACGGTTGTCAAGCGGGTAGTTTAATTCCTATTGCTTCTGCTCTAATCGATTCAAATGGCTGTTTCCGTTTAAATGTTCCATTGCCTCAAGAAGGTTTCTATTTATTGGGAACAGAACAGGGCGTTATGCATCCGTTCTATCTGAAAGGAAACGAAACGATTCGGCTTCGCTTTCAAACGAATGGAATGATATTAGAAGGAGAACAGACTCCTGAAAATCAAGCATTGTCCCAATGGGAACAAGCCGCAACTTTGGTCCGGGAACATGCTTTTCTATATGAACGTTTCGGAGGTGGATACAGCACAGATCCGGCAACTTTCACACAAGAATTGGAAGATTTGCTTCGAGTTCGCCAACAACTCAAACCGGAAAAGGCTACCGGCAATGCCACTTTCAACTCTTTGTTAAAGGCTAAAATGGAAGCTGATGTCGATTTCTATGCCCTTGCTTACCTGCAACGAAATGCCGGAAATCTTTCCGATACGATAAGATTATCCAACTATTATCAAAAAATGCAACCGGAAAAAACATTGCAACAACCTGCATTGTTACAACTTCCTTATGCCGGAGAGATGTTACGAACATACGTGTGGTACAAATACGGAGATCCTATCGAACTGCGAGAAGCATTCAAGTACAAATCAACCTGCCTGATAGACTCTACATTTCAACAACACTATTTGTATAATGAAATCAGGCGTTTTCGTTATTACGAACAATACCAACAGCTGATAGATAGTGTGGGAAAGACATTTTTCGGGAAATCCTATCAAAACGGATTAGAAATAACCGAAAAACAGTTGGCTTGGTCAAAACCGGGTATTCCTGCTGTTGATTTCAAAGGAATGCAACCGGATAGCAGTTCATTGGCCCTCTCTGAACTATTCGGAAAAGTCATTGTCGTAGATGTTTGGGCCACCTGGTGCTCCCCTTGCCGAATGATGATACCCTATTTCAAACAGTTGGAAAAAGAGTTGGAAGGAGAAGAGATAGAATTTCTAAGTGTCTGCATCGGAACCTTCGTCGAATGGGATAGGTGGAAAAAGATTATTGCAACAGAAGAACTTACCGGCCACTTGATTTTTATTAACAGCTGGATCAAAGGTTTTGCCAAAGAGTATCGAATCGTTGGAGTTCCTCGGTTTCTAATTTTCGACCGCGAAGGCAGAATCGTTTCCGTCAATGCTCCTGCACCAAATAAACCAGCCCTCAAAAAGTTGATTCTAAAAACGTTGGGGAAATAATGTATAGGATGGGGATGACTAAAAAGTCTTAGTCATCCTCTTTTTATTCGTACTCCTGATGGAGATTTCTTTCGAATATTCAATTCTCAGAGGGATATTTTTGACTTTTTATTCACTCCCTTTTTTTGAATCTTGTTCGCTTAATATGGGGTATTAATTTGATTGATAGTGAAGTATAAGTAGAAGCATACGTTTTAAAATCTTGTAAGCATCTTCCGCCTAGCTTCGGCCAACCGTCTTGATGGTGAACATTCGGAGAAACAATATAAATACCATCAAATTATATTATCTTTTCCCAGAAGGTTCATGAAGCTTTGCAAGATATCCGGATAAAATATCGCTGGCAGACTCTCGAAGGAGAAATATGGCTGTAAAAACCTTTGGTTCAGAATGCCAGCCAGAAGTTTAAAAAAACAGCGATACGCTTAAGCCACTCTTGGGCAGGAACAGGTATCTGTTATACAAAATCCGGGAGAAGTGGAGTGAATCTCAAAAAACGAGAGTGTAACTTTTATTTTGACGATATCCGGAGGTTGAAAGCATACATGCATTCCATTATAATGGTGATCCCCAAAACGTTCCAAAACAGGGGGAAAAAGAAAAGCAGTTACTTTCGTAACTACTTTATTTTTATGTGGTAGCACCTGGAATCGAACCAGGGACACAAGGATTTTCAGTCCTTTGCTCTACCGACTGAGCTATGCCACCAGTGCTGTTTTGCGAGTGCAAATATAGGGCATTTCTATAAATCTGCAATAGTTTTGCGGGTATTTTTTATCTTTTTTCATTTCTTAGTCTGAAACACAGATAGATCATCAGGATAATCAAAGAGATAGAAGCCATGGGTACGGCTGGCTGAGCAATGGCCCAGACCGGTATAGCTATAGCCAGGATAGCCAGATAGAATTTCAGATATTTTCTGATGAATAGAGGAAGCGCTTTCCTGAAAATAAAAGGGATTACAAATAAATTGAGCGGATTGGCCCATAGGATATTCCAGTTTGGAGCAGTGATGGGGTGTGCTGTAAAACCTCCTAAGAATACAATCAAAATCCCTACAATTCCTGTGAAAAGGAGAAAAATAAGGGAAATGACATTCAATAATGACCGGCTTTTAACATATTGTAAAAGTAGGATCAGTAGCAGGCATCCTAGAGCAAAAACGAAAAGGGGAGTCCCATACCAGGAATTGGATAGGTTCATTTCCGGAGCCTGATATAAAACTTCGGCAGGTTCGGCCAGCAATTGTCCGTCGTATCGGGCATTTTTAAGTCCATACATCAGATAATCCGGCAAGAACATATATTGAAAAGTAGTGGCCGTACGATTACCCCTTTGCCCCAGGATCGTATGTATGCCCCATTGTACCCAAGGGGAAGCTTGCAAGTACTCATCCAGTAGATTCCAGAAATTTTTGTTTACATCCGGCATATTCCAGGCGACACTGTCGGGTAAACTTTTTAATAAGATATCCCTGCTTCGGGTGGTACAATTATCGAATAGAAAGTTGTAGAGATAATAGCGGTTTTGCGGGAGCAGGTTCTCTTCGAGCAGATCGAAAATCCGTTGTTTTTCCAGCGAATCCAGCCGGATAGTTTGAGCGTAGACCGTACGTTCTTCCAGCTGATAATTGTATATGAAATGGGAGAATTTCTGAACAGTCAGCTGATAAGGAAGCAGGCCTCGTGCATATTTTAAATAAAAATGGGGAGTAGAGAAGTCGAAAGTGCCATAATTGTACACCCTGTCGATTTGGTGTCGGGGATCGTTGATCCGGATGGCCGTATGACCGAAAAGAGAGTATAATTCGTTGCCGGGAGCACAAGTCAGGATACTGACTTCGGTCTCCGGAGAGAGTGTTAATCCTATTCCTTTAATAGAAATCAGACTGCTTATTATAAATAAAAAGATGATCTTTTTCATTTTATATGTCTTTTTATTCCGGATATTCAATATGACAAAGAAATAGAGCCTGTGCAGGAACAGAAGTACCTGCATTACAGCGGTTTTTAGATTCTATAATTTTGCGAACATCTTCTGGGGTCAGTTTACCTCTTCCCACGTCAATCAACGTACCGACAATCGCTCTTACCATATTCCGCAAAAAACGGTTGGCTTTTACCGTAAAAATCAGCTGTTTATCGGTCTCTTCCCACTGAGCTTCATATATAATACAATTATTGGTTTTGACGTCGGTATGAAGTTTCGAAAAACTGGTAAAGTCCGTATAATCGAATAACACCCGGCAGGCTTCGTTCATTGTCTGAATATCCGGCAGGGGATAAGCTTTCCAGGCAAATGGATAGGTAAACGGATCTTTTGTTTTATCGATATAATATTTATAGGTACGGGAAATAGCCGAAAAACGGGCATGTTTATCCATAGGTACCCGGTATATTTTGTAGATTGCAATATCTTTATCCAGTAATCCGTTCAGTTTATAGACCACCTGTTGCGGCTCCGGAAGTTCACATTCGATATCGAAATGAGCGACGAAAAATGAAGCGTGTACACCCGTATCCGTTCTACCGGCGCCGACGACGTATATGTCCTGGCGTAGCAAAGTACTGAGGGCCCGGTTGATTTCTTCCTGCACGGACGATGCTCCCGGCTGGATTTGCCAGCCGTGGTATCGGCTGCCGTTATAAGCTAATTCAATAAAATATCTGACCATTTTTTCTTATCTCCCGCGAAGATAAAAAATAATGCCGAATATTGTATATCCGGATAGGGGTTTCTTTATTCTACAACGACTTTACTCTTTCCGTTGCCGGTCTTTACCAGACAAATTTTGGCAGGAATACGTTCGGTCAATTCCTGTACGTGGGATATGATTCCCACCTGCCGGCCTTGTGAGCGGAGACGTTCCAGGGCTTCCATGACAATTTGCAGGGTTTCGCTGTCTAAAGTGCCGAAACCTTCGTCGATAAAGAGATTTTCTTCGAAATGATTCCGTGAAGAAAAGGAAGATAAGCCCAAGGCTAAAGCCAGAGAGATGAGGAAGGATTCGCCTCCCGATAAAGAGAATACCGACCGGGCTTCATCGCAGAGATCGTGATCGATGACTTGTAGGGCCAACTCATCGGGTATACGCTGCAACTGATAGCGGGAGGTTAATTCCCGAAGTTGTATATTGGCGTATGATAACAGGATATCCAGCGTATATCCTTGGGCGATCTCTTTAAACTTATAGCCACTCTGTGAACCGATTAGCTCGTCTAGTTTGCTCCATTGGTTTAATAATTTCGTTTTCGCATCGAGGGTATCCTTTAAGGTGGCCGCTTGTTTTTGGTTTTCTTCCTGGGTGTGCAGAGTTGCCAATACTTCGGTTTTTTGTTGGAGGATACGCTCGGATTCCTCTTGTAATGCGGTGTATTGACGCTGTAAAGAGGAAAGTGATTCCGATTGTGGATCGGGGCGGCCGGGCGATTGTAAATGATCGGCCAATTGTTTTTCACGTTCCCGTAGAGTGGCCAAAGCAGTCGTTACCTTATCCCGGAGGTGATTTTGTCTTTCCCGTTCTTCCCGGATTTTTTCAGGTGCCACTTGCAATAGTGAAATGAGAGTGGCTTCGGTTAGCTGAGCAGGGGCTGTCCGATTGTATTTTTCCAGCCATTCGCCTAATTGCCGGGTGGCTTTTTCCAGGCGCTTTTGATATTGGTCACAGGTGGTACGGAGTTGGGTGATTTTTCCTTTTAGTTGTTCCGATTGGCCTGAAAGCTGTTCTTTCTGCCGGATGGCTGTTTCCAGTTCCTGAGTCGCCCTTTCTGTTAACTCTTGCCAATAACGTTCGGTTTCATCGACCGTTTGACCTTGCAGAAGCCGGGCCCGTTTCCGGATGAAAGACAAAGTCTCTTCAGAGCGTTTTTTCAAAGCCTCTGCGGCTTCTGTTTCGCTTTGGCGGAAGGATTCCAGGTTTTTCTGATTCTCCTCGTATTCAGCTACCGATTGAAGCAATAGTTTTTCATTTTCTGCCGATTGCAGCGTTTTAGTTTGCCATTTTTGAGCAGCTGTGGTCAGTTCCTGTTTGAGATCCGGGTAGTTATCTTCCCAGCGTTGTCGCCAGGTAGGTGCATGCATAAAAGGAGCGACCTTTTCCAGTGAAATATTTTGCTGGACTTTCAGGCCTTCAATGATCTCTTGCAATTTAGATAGTTCAGTGGCTTGACCGACTACCTTTTCCTGGGTCTGCTGAAATGTTTTTTGCAGGGCATTGTTTTGGTTTTGTATTTTATCCAGTTCTTTTTGGAGCGTTTCTAACTGATGTTGCCGTTGCTCCCATTCGTTTTCTTTCAGACAAATACTTTCCAATTCTTTTTGGCTGATATTCAGCTGTTCTCTTAGGTTTATCCGATTTTGTCCGTTAGAAACAGACCTATCCGAATAAAGCTCCTTGATTTGCTGGTGAATCTCTTCGCATTCTTCTTGCGATTCATATTTTTCATTTTGTAATACGGGTAATACTTCTCCGAGGTACCGGTGTTCGGCTTCAAGACGCGCATTTTCGGTTTTTAACCGATTATATGCTGCTTCATGCTGTCTGACTTCTTTTTCGAGTGTTTCGAGCAAGCCGTCGGCCAGGGGATGATGTGCCGCATAAGGGTGGGATTGGCTGCCACATACCGGGCAAGGGGTATTTTCTTCCAGTTGGGCCCGGAGTCGAACGACATTTTCTGAAACCGATAGTCGGGCTTGTTCCAAAGTGTGGCGTATGGTCGTGTATTTTATTTCTGCAATTTCGATTTCTTTTTTGTATTCGGTCAGGCGAACTTTGAGTGCTTGTAAATTTTGTTGTTGTTGTTGCAGTTTATCTTGCCTTTTTCTCAGTTCTTGCCGGGTCTTATCTAGTTTTTCCGTCAAGGTAATTTCCTGAAGCAATCTTTCGCGTTGTAGGCGGAGTTGTTCTTTACGATTGCGAAGTTCGCTTATGGGAAACCGGTTGACCGATATTTGTTGTTGCTGGCGCAACTGCAGGAGGTCATTGTGACGTTGTATGGATGTTTCGATCTCACGGCGTTGAAGTTCCAGCTGTTGCCGGCTTACTGTTAGTTGTTGTAGAGTAGAGGTATATAAAGATTGATTTTCTATAACCTGCAACCTTTGGGTATAAGCTGTATCCAGAAAACTTTCGATCAGCTTTATGTTCAGGCACATTTGTTCATGTTGCCTGTTTTTCCTGAACCATTCTTTTAATTTATCGTCTAATTCTCTCTGTTGCAGAATACGGGAGTATCTGCTATCCTGAATTTTTTGATGCACTTTGATTTTATCTTGCAGGTCGGTTAAAGTTTTCCGGCTCTCTTGTTCTACCTGCCGGGCATTGACAATTCCGATATCTAAACGACGGGCTTCTAAAAGTTCCGGTTTAAGCTTATTGTACTGGGTTGTATATTGGTTTACCAATGATTTTTGCCGTTCCACCGATTGAAGGGTTTGCGTGGCTTTTTCGTTCAGATCGGAGAGCGCCTGTTCTGTTTGTCGTAATAATTCAGTTTGGCTTACTAAATGAGTGGTACATTCATTTTTTTCAATCCAAAAAAGACGGCTGCTTTCGATGCTTTCCATCT
Coding sequences within it:
- a CDS encoding RagB/SusD family nutrient uptake outer membrane protein gives rise to the protein MKQINYILIMLLLCCITACNDWLEVAPQAEKEEAEMFEKEVGFRNVLIGAYIRMKSNNLYGEDLTYGSIEMLAQHWTNTDDLGKYLKAYNYEQSVVETKINSFYGNLYKVIADVNGLLNNIDARKEMFEGNNFEIIKGEALAIRAFCHFDVLRLFGPIPTNLPEGTILPYVTTVSIVPNRLVSYNDFTTKLLADLDEAERCLEGNDPILTASIKELSTLEVAQDDNFLCDRQMRMNYYAVCALKARVQLWLGNKNEALKYAQKVIDAKDPNGNVMFRLGSATDCANGDLIFSSEHIFNLNVYNLSDFKISAANTFYTNSTALKYFWASETTDIRRGKMWKEVYDNYWWTYYYYMTKYTQATNMPVWAKNSIPLFRLAEMYLIAMECGSIQNANDLYKEVCIARDITPVTFGSTEELSETLILEYNREFYGEGQAFYAYKRLGRSKIFGTSTVGSALIYVLPLPKAESLYIQ
- the truA gene encoding tRNA pseudouridine(38-40) synthase TruA, which encodes MVRYFIELAYNGSRYHGWQIQPGASSVQEEINRALSTLLRQDIYVVGAGRTDTGVHASFFVAHFDIECELPEPQQVVYKLNGLLDKDIAIYKIYRVPMDKHARFSAISRTYKYYIDKTKDPFTYPFAWKAYPLPDIQTMNEACRVLFDYTDFTSFSKLHTDVKTNNCIIYEAQWEETDKQLIFTVKANRFLRNMVRAIVGTLIDVGRGKLTPEDVRKIIESKNRCNAGTSVPAQALFLCHIEYPE
- a CDS encoding DUF4843 domain-containing protein; this translates as MKKVTYLFILFLGIASTGCQEEKGFLFQDVTRISFSPKEAGNYEMTYSFIWGTQNRDTVYLPVSISGRTADHDRQIEVVQIPGYDVTYNYDDQGYLTDSIITEWSNSAVAGKHYIAFDDAEAKALLKIKAGEITGYVPVIVLRNTSLKTEKVRLRIQLVASNDLELGQAKNLIMLLNISDQLEQPVNWTRYSTAQSYLGTYSKPKHELMIKVLQDKVDEEWLEQMANDRPNLIFWRGKFQEALNAFNNDLVNIASGKAPLREDPNDSNSAEVTFPSNV
- a CDS encoding TlpA family protein disulfide reductase, producing MITKQLIVYLLACMGLLACSASSVTIEGKDGINRQKEYYLYGCQAGSLIPIASALIDSNGCFRLNVPLPQEGFYLLGTEQGVMHPFYLKGNETIRLRFQTNGMILEGEQTPENQALSQWEQAATLVREHAFLYERFGGGYSTDPATFTQELEDLLRVRQQLKPEKATGNATFNSLLKAKMEADVDFYALAYLQRNAGNLSDTIRLSNYYQKMQPEKTLQQPALLQLPYAGEMLRTYVWYKYGDPIELREAFKYKSTCLIDSTFQQHYLYNEIRRFRYYEQYQQLIDSVGKTFFGKSYQNGLEITEKQLAWSKPGIPAVDFKGMQPDSSSLALSELFGKVIVVDVWATWCSPCRMMIPYFKQLEKELEGEEIEFLSVCIGTFVEWDRWKKIIATEELTGHLIFINSWIKGFAKEYRIVGVPRFLIFDREGRIVSVNAPAPNKPALKKLILKTLGK
- a CDS encoding PKD-like family lipoprotein — encoded protein: MRILHFIFTLCIACLEIACYEDKGNYDYTDKLEITVSGIQEAYNRTVGETISLKPQITPANREYDCFWGIIAFNSGSNNIDTISYEQDLDYKISLRTGSYNLLFCAKDKATGIYAYERYNLTVGTETTDAWWVLKENSNGTDLDLITPTKTMPDFISSINGKQMAGAPVSLAFTLYYSEFDSTTNTNVKISSVFVASEQDIVALDYYSGRLIRDYDNFFYEFPQNRKVTHLFNGPSDIHAVIDNHVYTIPAMKSSAPYTRFSIKVDGNYQLSSQYHAVGAKQPLLYDEISSSFCSVTRGTSLLMYTDNSGISPNNMNMELIFIGSRSPNIYAPGDVAYAIMKNGNQYYLINIDGTLINRVNSNPIKEMVKIPSDKGVLNADFRTLNENNDIIYYTKGNDIFACKLDTFEEIPQNLGIGSGETITYMEYVKFAPYGGNTDWFDYVVIATHQNGQYKLYLHPIQAGNIQPAEKVYTGEGKVKKALFIKLVQFSWGTGVHDSISS
- a CDS encoding Lnb N-terminal periplasmic domain-containing protein, yielding MKKIIFLFIISSLISIKGIGLTLSPETEVSILTCAPGNELYSLFGHTAIRINDPRHQIDRVYNYGTFDFSTPHFYLKYARGLLPYQLTVQKFSHFIYNYQLEERTVYAQTIRLDSLEKQRIFDLLEENLLPQNRYYLYNFLFDNCTTRSRDILLKSLPDSVAWNMPDVNKNFWNLLDEYLQASPWVQWGIHTILGQRGNRTATTFQYMFLPDYLMYGLKNARYDGQLLAEPAEVLYQAPEMNLSNSWYGTPLFVFALGCLLLILLLQYVKSRSLLNVISLIFLLFTGIVGILIVFLGGFTAHPITAPNWNILWANPLNLFVIPFIFRKALPLFIRKYLKFYLAILAIAIPVWAIAQPAVPMASISLIILMIYLCFRLRNEKR